The Halosimplex litoreum genome has a window encoding:
- a CDS encoding SDR family oxidoreductase — translation MNLLVVGANGLLGSNVIRVGLERGWNVSGTYNSVRPRFDIPLLQFDLEEYELFNQVIVEHEPDVVVNCAAMTDVNTCEIESKKANLLNGEAPGGIAADCKTYGIDFVHVSTDYVFNGEADQPYDEIASPDPLQAYGKSKLAGEQAVNLEYPTALVARLSFVWGIHRNTGALAGFPSWVRTKINSEEPVSLYTDQWVTPTRAGQAAETLLDLVEKDRDKYYHMACQSCVTPYEFGAVIADQMGKNTDLLSEGSVDETDQVAPRPTYTCMDVDRVEDALGREQPTLQDDVDAVWDRVS, via the coding sequence TCGGTGCGAACGGCCTACTTGGCAGTAACGTAATACGTGTGGGGTTGGAGAGGGGATGGAATGTCAGTGGAACGTACAACTCGGTGCGACCAAGATTCGATATTCCCCTATTACAGTTCGATCTCGAGGAATATGAGTTATTTAATCAAGTAATCGTAGAACACGAACCAGATGTAGTAGTTAATTGTGCAGCAATGACGGATGTCAACACATGTGAGATTGAATCAAAGAAAGCTAATTTACTCAACGGCGAGGCACCGGGTGGAATAGCTGCAGATTGCAAGACATACGGCATTGACTTTGTGCATGTCTCAACTGATTACGTCTTCAATGGCGAAGCCGATCAACCGTACGACGAAATTGCGTCGCCCGACCCGCTACAGGCGTACGGGAAATCGAAGCTAGCAGGCGAACAGGCTGTGAACCTGGAGTACCCGACCGCCCTTGTAGCACGTCTATCGTTCGTCTGGGGAATACACCGAAATACGGGAGCGCTTGCGGGCTTTCCATCATGGGTGCGCACGAAGATAAATTCCGAAGAACCGGTTTCACTGTACACGGATCAGTGGGTGACGCCAACGCGCGCCGGACAGGCGGCGGAGACGCTGCTTGATCTCGTTGAGAAGGACAGAGACAAATATTATCACATGGCCTGCCAGTCTTGTGTGACACCGTATGAGTTCGGCGCCGTCATTGCTGATCAGATGGGGAAGAACACGGACCTCCTAAGTGAGGGATCAGTGGACGAAACTGATCAGGTGGCACCTCGACCGACGTATACCTGTATGGATGTTGATAGAGTTGAGGATGCGCTCGGAAGGGAACAACCGACATTACAGGACGATGTTGATGCTGTTTGGGATAGAGTCAGCTAG
- a CDS encoding glucose-1-phosphate thymidylyltransferase: MKGVLLSGGTGSRLRPITHTGPKQLVPVANKPVLEYAVEDLRDAGITEIGIVLGNKGRVEIQDLLGDGSSYGVEITYIIQGNPLGIAHATGCAQDFVGDDDFVVYLGDNILKDGVVELVESFKNGKYGAGIALQKVENPEQFGIADIDSQGNVTALIEKPDEPPTNLALIGMYVFSPEVFDVIERLKPSWRGELEITDAIQALLEGGYAIDSHTVTGWWKDTGKPKDILEANRLVLEERELVTSGIVEAGAETQGCIELAESSTIKEGAVVRGPVSVAENTTIKNGTYVGPYTSIGPNTTLQEIHIENSVVIGDSQITTSGRIVDSLLGQNVTVEGAAKLLPEGQRLVVGENSQLWL; encoded by the coding sequence ATGAAAGGTGTTCTGTTGTCCGGCGGAACTGGTTCTCGACTCCGGCCGATCACACACACTGGTCCGAAGCAACTGGTCCCCGTCGCGAACAAGCCAGTACTTGAGTATGCCGTTGAGGACCTCAGGGATGCGGGTATAACTGAGATCGGGATAGTTCTCGGCAACAAAGGTCGTGTAGAGATTCAAGATCTCCTCGGGGACGGGTCCAGCTACGGCGTCGAGATTACGTATATCATTCAAGGTAATCCACTTGGAATCGCGCACGCCACAGGTTGTGCTCAAGATTTTGTCGGTGATGATGACTTTGTGGTGTATCTCGGCGATAACATTCTCAAAGACGGTGTCGTGGAACTCGTCGAGAGTTTTAAGAACGGTAAGTACGGTGCCGGAATCGCGCTTCAAAAAGTGGAGAACCCTGAGCAGTTCGGCATCGCGGATATCGACAGTCAAGGAAACGTTACAGCACTCATTGAAAAACCCGACGAACCCCCGACAAATCTTGCACTCATCGGTATGTACGTTTTCTCGCCAGAGGTATTCGATGTTATCGAACGCCTGAAACCGTCTTGGCGAGGTGAACTGGAGATCACCGACGCGATTCAGGCTCTGCTTGAGGGTGGTTATGCCATCGACTCACACACCGTTACCGGGTGGTGGAAAGATACTGGTAAACCCAAAGATATTCTGGAGGCCAACCGGCTCGTCCTCGAAGAGCGGGAGCTCGTCACCAGCGGTATCGTGGAAGCGGGCGCCGAAACGCAGGGGTGCATCGAACTCGCGGAGTCATCGACAATAAAAGAGGGTGCAGTCGTCCGAGGTCCAGTCTCCGTCGCCGAGAACACCACGATCAAGAACGGGACCTACGTGGGACCGTACACATCTATTGGTCCAAATACCACGCTTCAGGAAATCCATATCGAGAACAGCGTTGTCATCGGAGACTCACAGATCACTACTTCGGGTCGAATCGTCGACAGCCTGCTTGGTCAAAACGTGACCGTTGAGGGTGCGGCAAAACTACTTCCGGAGGGTCAACGTCTAGTGGTCGGGGAGAACTCCCAACTCTGGCTTTAG
- a CDS encoding dTDP-4-dehydrorhamnose 3,5-epimerase family protein, which yields MIDGVEARELKVNADERGHLVEVFRRDWDEYDPEPAMSYYSMTYPGITRAWHRHNYGQIDHFVCPNGRIKIGIYDDRDGSPTQGELETFIIGEHSQQVVRIPGDCWHGFKAIGDEPAFLLNFPTTLYDYDNPDEERLPYDTDRIPLDWDEEVSG from the coding sequence ATGATCGACGGCGTTGAGGCTCGAGAATTGAAAGTGAATGCTGACGAGCGCGGGCATCTGGTCGAAGTATTCCGGAGAGACTGGGATGAATATGATCCAGAACCAGCCATGTCGTACTACTCTATGACGTATCCGGGGATTACCAGGGCCTGGCACCGACACAACTACGGTCAGATCGACCACTTCGTCTGTCCGAACGGCCGGATTAAAATCGGGATCTACGACGACCGAGACGGTTCTCCGACCCAAGGGGAGTTGGAGACGTTCATCATAGGAGAACACAGCCAGCAGGTCGTCCGGATCCCGGGAGACTGCTGGCACGGGTTCAAAGCGATCGGGGACGAACCCGCCTTTTTGCTTAACTTCCCGACGACCCTCTACGATTATGACAACCCGGACGAGGAACGCCTACCATACGACACGGATAGAATCCCTTTAGATTGGGACGAAGAGGTGAGTGGATAA
- a CDS encoding ABC transporter ATP-binding protein: MSDELPIRDKLRALYRVALYRPAFSTGILLVSFFAAVLEGIGLSFLLPIIELARDPAAVESADGILRVFVTAYEVVGLPLTLETVVVGVAVVMTLRYTSSFLVHWLRAALRTDYVRELQTMSFERALDAEVSYFDQQGSDEILNAIVTQASYAGRVIQRIIRFVEQGLLSLIYLGVALYLAPGLTVAAAIVLGLITFVLRSVVESGYDIGSRVAEANERLQTAAQAGTQGVRDVKLFGMTGELFSDFHAAADQVAGSQIKLRRNEAALDNIYQLLTAITVFVLIYAALAIASMSLASLGVFLFAMFRLAPRVSTLNNIVYQIESDLPHLARTQSFIDELDARRESVGDDAPVPNPVDTVDFQGVEFSYDTGEQIFDGLSFSADRGEFVAFVGPSGAGKSTVVSLLTRMYEPDDGRILADGRPIDEMDVDEWRERVSVVRQHPYIFNDTLRANVTVADRQASRREIERVCEIAQVTEFLNDLPNGYETQLGDDGVRLSGGQKQRVALARALLKDADFLVLDEATSDLDSNIEETVHQAIEAMDRDYAMFVIAHRLSTIVNADRIYTVEDGEISETGTHTELVEDDGTYADLYVTQAQSN, translated from the coding sequence ATGAGCGACGAACTCCCCATTCGAGACAAACTGCGGGCGCTGTACCGCGTGGCCCTGTACAGGCCTGCCTTCTCTACCGGTATCCTCCTCGTCAGTTTCTTCGCCGCGGTGCTCGAAGGGATCGGACTGAGTTTCCTGCTGCCGATCATCGAACTCGCACGCGACCCGGCCGCTGTGGAGTCGGCCGACGGGATCCTACGTGTGTTCGTTACCGCCTACGAGGTCGTCGGACTGCCGCTGACCTTGGAGACTGTCGTGGTCGGCGTCGCAGTCGTGATGACGTTGCGGTACACGTCGAGCTTTCTCGTTCACTGGCTCAGAGCAGCGCTACGGACCGATTACGTCAGGGAGCTACAGACGATGTCCTTCGAGAGGGCGCTTGACGCCGAGGTCAGCTATTTCGACCAGCAGGGATCCGACGAGATCCTGAACGCGATCGTCACGCAGGCGAGCTACGCTGGGCGGGTAATACAGCGGATAATTCGGTTCGTCGAGCAAGGGTTGCTCAGCCTGATATACCTCGGCGTCGCACTGTACCTCGCGCCAGGCTTGACTGTCGCCGCAGCGATCGTGCTCGGTCTGATCACGTTCGTGCTCCGGTCGGTGGTCGAGTCGGGATACGACATCGGCAGCCGCGTCGCTGAAGCCAACGAACGGCTACAGACTGCCGCTCAGGCTGGGACCCAGGGGGTTCGCGACGTGAAGTTGTTTGGGATGACCGGCGAACTGTTCTCGGATTTTCACGCCGCGGCCGACCAGGTTGCCGGGTCACAGATCAAACTTCGGCGTAATGAGGCCGCATTGGACAACATCTACCAGTTGCTCACTGCGATCACGGTGTTCGTGTTGATCTACGCCGCGCTCGCAATCGCCTCGATGTCCCTGGCCTCGCTCGGTGTGTTCCTGTTTGCGATGTTTCGGCTTGCACCTCGGGTCAGCACGCTCAACAACATCGTCTATCAGATCGAGAGTGACCTGCCGCACCTCGCTCGGACCCAGTCATTCATCGATGAACTTGACGCGCGTCGGGAGTCGGTAGGCGATGACGCTCCAGTCCCGAATCCCGTCGACACGGTAGATTTCCAGGGCGTGGAGTTCTCCTACGACACCGGTGAGCAGATTTTCGATGGCCTCTCGTTCTCGGCCGACCGCGGCGAGTTCGTCGCGTTCGTTGGCCCCTCCGGCGCCGGTAAGTCGACAGTCGTCTCGTTGCTGACTCGGATGTACGAACCCGATGATGGCCGGATCCTGGCCGACGGCCGGCCGATAGACGAGATGGATGTGGACGAATGGCGCGAGCGCGTGTCGGTTGTTCGCCAACATCCCTACATCTTCAACGATACCCTCCGGGCGAACGTGACTGTAGCTGACCGGCAAGCGAGTCGCCGGGAGATCGAACGCGTCTGCGAGATCGCCCAAGTTACGGAGTTCCTGAACGACCTCCCGAACGGCTACGAGACGCAATTGGGCGATGATGGTGTTCGGTTGTCTGGTGGCCAGAAACAGCGAGTAGCACTGGCGCGGGCACTACTGAAAGACGCCGACTTCCTCGTGCTGGACGAAGCGACGAGCGATCTGGACTCCAACATCGAAGAAACGGTTCATCAAGCCATCGAGGCGATGGACCGTGACTACGCGATGTTCGTGATCGCCCACCGGTTGTCGACGATCGTGAACGCGGATCGGATCTACACAGTCGAGGATGGTGAGATCTCGGAGACGGGGACGCACACCGAGCTAGTTGAAGACGACGGGACGTACGCGGATCTATATGTAACTCAGGCACAGAGCAATTGA